In Chryseobacterium lactis, a single genomic region encodes these proteins:
- a CDS encoding TIGR02117 family protein: MTVKIVLLNILKILGIILGIVIIYVVLGLLIPLIPISAKDDGEKKEIPIYIYTNGVHTDIVMPVKNDLQDWSTKIPFADTKSKRTDYNYIGIGWGDKGFYLETPTWADLKFSTAVKAAFWLSDSAMHCTYYNTMKEGDDCKMIMISRSQYQKLVKFVEDKFDTDANGKFMFIPTNAVYGDNDAFYDAKGTYSFLYTCNTWTNDALKVAGQKAALWTPSDFGIFQHYK, encoded by the coding sequence ATGACTGTGAAAATTGTATTGCTCAATATCTTAAAAATCCTGGGAATCATTCTGGGTATTGTGATTATTTATGTAGTCCTCGGATTACTCATTCCTTTAATTCCTATTTCGGCCAAAGATGATGGTGAAAAGAAGGAAATTCCAATCTATATCTACACCAACGGAGTGCATACCGATATTGTAATGCCCGTAAAAAATGACTTACAGGACTGGAGTACAAAAATACCTTTTGCTGATACCAAATCAAAAAGAACCGACTACAACTATATAGGAATAGGATGGGGTGATAAAGGCTTTTACCTGGAAACACCAACCTGGGCTGATCTTAAATTTTCAACAGCAGTAAAGGCTGCATTCTGGCTAAGCGATTCCGCAATGCATTGTACTTATTACAATACCATGAAGGAAGGTGATGATTGCAAAATGATCATGATTAGCAGAAGTCAGTATCAAAAACTGGTGAAATTTGTGGAAGATAAATTTGACACAGATGCAAACGGGAAATTTATGTTCATCCCTACCAACGCGGTCTATGGTGATAATGATGCATTTTATGATGCCAAAGGAACTTACAGTTTCCTTTACACCTGTAATACATGGACTAACGATGCCTTAAAGGTGGCAGGACAAAAAGCGGCTCTTTGGACTCCCTCTGACTTTGGAATTTTTCAACACTATAAATAA
- a CDS encoding porin family protein, with product MKKISLLAGILAAGMHYAQIKFEKGYFIDNSGTKKEVLIRNLDWKNNPVDFEYKTDNAGSVQKESIKNVQEFAVDGNSKYIRATVMVDRSSENLSMMSEDKAPDFKEETLFLKYIVEGKADLFYYENSNIRKYFYSTEEAQPKQLIYKPYYIDQGSVGYNEDYKKQIADHLKCGITGQQLQNLNYSAKDLTKIFIKYNECSGNQMVNYENQNTKKSFFHLNVRPGVNFSSFETTHNYSYEPVKTDFGSYTSFRIGLELEYVLPFNKNKWALFLEPTYQYYKGSKEITENAGSYFEYKYTATTDYKSIEVPMGVRHYFFLNDRSKIFVNAAYVLDFNLNSSIKFDRTELDVTSGNNFVFGAGFKYNDKFSAEVRVGTSRTLLRDYVSIDSNYKTVSLILGYTLF from the coding sequence ATGAAAAAAATTAGTCTTTTAGCAGGAATCCTTGCTGCAGGCATGCATTATGCGCAAATTAAATTTGAAAAAGGTTACTTTATTGACAATTCCGGGACAAAAAAAGAAGTTTTAATCAGAAATTTAGACTGGAAAAATAATCCTGTGGATTTTGAATATAAAACAGATAACGCCGGCTCTGTTCAAAAAGAAAGTATTAAAAATGTACAGGAATTTGCTGTCGATGGGAACAGTAAATACATCAGGGCAACAGTGATGGTTGATCGTTCTTCTGAAAACCTTAGTATGATGTCTGAAGATAAAGCTCCTGATTTTAAGGAAGAAACTTTATTTCTTAAATATATTGTAGAAGGTAAAGCTGATCTCTTTTACTACGAAAATAGTAATATAAGAAAGTATTTTTATTCTACGGAAGAAGCTCAACCTAAACAGCTTATTTACAAGCCATATTATATCGACCAGGGAAGTGTTGGATATAATGAAGATTATAAAAAGCAAATCGCCGATCATCTGAAATGTGGTATTACCGGGCAGCAATTACAAAATCTCAATTATTCAGCGAAAGATCTTACCAAAATATTTATCAAATATAATGAGTGTTCCGGAAATCAAATGGTTAATTATGAAAACCAGAACACAAAGAAAAGCTTCTTCCATCTGAACGTAAGACCTGGAGTTAATTTTTCTTCTTTTGAAACCACTCATAATTATAGTTATGAACCGGTGAAAACAGATTTTGGTTCTTATACATCCTTTAGAATCGGGCTTGAACTTGAATATGTACTCCCTTTTAACAAAAATAAATGGGCTCTGTTTTTGGAACCAACTTACCAATATTATAAAGGAAGTAAAGAAATTACAGAAAATGCAGGATCTTATTTTGAATATAAATACACCGCTACAACAGATTATAAATCTATAGAAGTACCCATGGGTGTAAGACATTATTTCTTTTTGAATGACCGATCAAAAATATTTGTAAATGCTGCTTACGTATTAGATTTTAATTTGAATTCATCTATAAAATTCGATCGAACGGAATTGGACGTTACGTCGGGAAATAATTTTGTATTTGGAGCCGGATTTAAATACAATGATAAATTCAGTGCAGAGGTACGAGTAGGAACATCGAGAACTCTTCTTCGTGATTACGTAAGTATAGATTCAAATTACAAGACGGTATCCCTGATTTTAGGGTATACTCTATTCTAA
- a CDS encoding efflux RND transporter permease subunit, with protein sequence MVEMFIRRKVLSLVISIVFVLLGIMALLKMPITQFPDIVPPSVTVTAKYTGANAEVSANAVALPLERAINGVPGMTYMSTVTSNDGLTLIQVFFEVGTDPDVAAVNVQNRVTTILDELPEEVIRAGVTTEKEVNSMLMYLNITSADPSQDEQFIYNFTDINVLQELKRIDGVGRAEIMGQKEYSMRIWLDPQKMAAYSISADDVIASLQKQNISAAPGKVGETSGKTSSQLQYVIKYKGKFFEPKQYEEVPIRSDVDGTILKLKDIAKVEFGAMNYGMVSKTDGRPSASIMMKQRPGSNASEVIESVKAKMEELKVSSFPPGMEYNMAYDVSRFLDASISAVLTTLIEAFILVGIVVFIFLQDWRSTLIPVLAVPVALVGTFAFMNMLDFSVNLLTLFALVLAIGIVVDNAIVVVEAVHVKMEEGMNAMDATVTATKEIAGAVIAITIVMSAVFIPVAFLDGPVGVFYRQFSLTLAISIVISGVNALTLTPALCAIILKPHAHDKKKTIVDRFFQSFNTGFERLTNGYVSILSKFATRTTVTFGLLFLFIVLTVVTSRFLPTGFIPMEDQGMVYVSVTTPQGATVERTEKVLDEVTVMAKKIEGVENVTTLAGYSIVTEIAGSSYGMAMINLKDWKQRSISVNDLIAELSEKTKGIADAQIEIFAPPTVPGFGNTSGFELRLLDRTGGTIENTDKITKDFVKKLNETPELQNSFTSFDATFPQYMINVDYDMAAKKGISVDNAMSTLQTMLGSYYATNFIRFSQMYKVMVQASPEHRDTPESILNLYLKNDKGEMVPFSTFITMEKVYGPEVLTRYNMYMSAMINGEAADGFSSGDAIAAVERVAKETLPRGFDIEWSGMTREEILSGNQTIYIFMICLLFVYLLLAAQYESFLLPMPVLLSLPTGIFGSYIALVLAGLDNNIYAQVALVMLIGLLAKNAILIVEFAVARNKQGFDIIPAAIEGARQRLRPILMTSFAFVAGLIPLCIASGAGAIGNRSIGTAAAGGMLIGTIFGLVVIPGLYIFFAKLENKKKNETIKP encoded by the coding sequence ATGGTAGAAATGTTTATAAGACGAAAGGTTCTTTCGTTGGTTATTTCCATAGTATTTGTACTTCTGGGAATTATGGCACTCCTCAAGATGCCGATTACACAATTTCCGGATATCGTACCACCTTCCGTAACCGTAACGGCAAAATATACCGGTGCGAATGCCGAAGTATCAGCCAATGCCGTAGCACTTCCGCTGGAGCGTGCCATCAATGGAGTTCCGGGTATGACCTATATGTCAACTGTCACCTCAAATGACGGGCTTACCTTAATTCAGGTGTTTTTTGAAGTCGGAACGGATCCTGATGTAGCCGCCGTAAATGTGCAGAACAGAGTGACAACAATCCTTGATGAACTTCCCGAAGAGGTGATCAGAGCGGGGGTGACTACTGAAAAAGAGGTGAACAGTATGTTGATGTACCTCAACATCACCAGCGCTGATCCCAGCCAGGACGAGCAGTTTATCTACAACTTTACAGATATCAACGTTCTCCAGGAACTGAAACGTATTGACGGGGTTGGGCGTGCCGAAATTATGGGTCAGAAAGAATACTCAATGAGGATATGGCTTGATCCGCAAAAGATGGCAGCGTACAGTATTTCGGCAGATGACGTGATCGCTTCACTTCAGAAACAGAATATTTCCGCAGCTCCCGGAAAAGTTGGCGAAACATCCGGAAAAACTTCCAGTCAATTGCAATATGTCATCAAATATAAAGGTAAATTCTTTGAACCTAAACAATATGAAGAAGTTCCTATCCGCTCTGATGTAGATGGAACGATTTTAAAACTGAAAGATATTGCCAAAGTAGAATTTGGAGCGATGAATTACGGAATGGTTTCCAAAACAGACGGCAGACCTTCCGCATCGATTATGATGAAACAACGTCCTGGATCCAATGCTTCTGAGGTTATTGAAAGTGTTAAGGCAAAAATGGAAGAATTAAAAGTCTCTTCTTTTCCTCCCGGAATGGAATATAATATGGCTTATGATGTTTCCAGATTCCTTGATGCTTCGATCAGTGCCGTATTGACGACCCTTATCGAAGCCTTTATCCTTGTGGGAATTGTTGTATTTATTTTCCTTCAGGACTGGCGTTCCACATTAATTCCTGTTCTGGCAGTTCCCGTAGCATTGGTAGGAACTTTTGCCTTTATGAATATGCTCGATTTCTCTGTAAATCTGTTGACCTTATTTGCCCTGGTTCTTGCCATCGGGATTGTAGTTGATAATGCCATTGTCGTTGTAGAAGCGGTTCATGTTAAAATGGAAGAAGGCATGAATGCGATGGATGCCACCGTTACTGCAACAAAAGAAATTGCAGGAGCCGTAATAGCAATTACGATTGTAATGTCTGCAGTGTTTATTCCTGTAGCATTTCTTGATGGTCCTGTAGGCGTTTTTTATCGCCAGTTTTCATTAACATTAGCGATCAGTATTGTGATCTCCGGGGTGAATGCCTTGACTCTGACACCGGCGCTTTGTGCTATTATTTTAAAACCTCATGCTCATGATAAGAAAAAAACCATAGTTGATAGATTCTTCCAGAGTTTTAATACAGGTTTTGAAAGGTTAACAAACGGCTATGTGAGTATTTTATCAAAATTCGCCACAAGAACTACCGTTACCTTTGGACTTTTATTTTTGTTCATTGTGTTGACTGTTGTAACAAGTAGATTTTTGCCAACAGGCTTCATTCCGATGGAAGACCAGGGAATGGTGTATGTAAGTGTTACCACTCCGCAGGGAGCAACAGTGGAAAGAACAGAAAAAGTTTTGGATGAAGTTACGGTAATGGCAAAGAAAATTGAAGGTGTAGAAAATGTAACAACACTTGCAGGATACAGCATCGTAACAGAGATTGCCGGATCATCGTACGGGATGGCCATGATCAACCTTAAAGACTGGAAACAGAGAAGCATCTCTGTGAATGATCTGATCGCCGAGCTTTCAGAAAAGACAAAAGGGATTGCAGATGCCCAGATTGAAATATTCGCGCCACCAACGGTACCGGGATTCGGAAATACCAGTGGTTTCGAATTACGCTTGCTGGACAGAACCGGAGGAACTATTGAAAATACAGATAAAATCACTAAGGATTTTGTTAAAAAGTTAAATGAAACTCCTGAACTGCAGAATAGTTTTACCAGTTTTGATGCTACTTTCCCGCAATATATGATCAACGTGGATTATGATATGGCTGCAAAAAAAGGAATATCTGTAGACAATGCCATGTCAACACTGCAAACGATGCTAGGTTCTTATTATGCCACCAACTTTATCCGTTTCAGTCAGATGTATAAAGTGATGGTGCAGGCAAGTCCGGAACATAGAGATACCCCTGAAAGTATTCTGAATTTATACTTAAAAAATGATAAGGGAGAGATGGTTCCGTTTTCAACATTCATCACTATGGAAAAAGTATATGGACCTGAAGTGCTGACCCGCTACAATATGTATATGTCTGCCATGATCAACGGAGAAGCGGCAGATGGTTTCAGTTCCGGAGATGCTATTGCGGCAGTAGAACGCGTGGCCAAAGAAACTCTTCCCCGGGGTTTTGATATCGAATGGTCGGGAATGACCAGGGAAGAAATTTTATCAGGGAATCAGACCATTTATATTTTCATGATCTGTTTATTATTCGTCTACCTTTTATTAGCAGCACAATATGAAAGTTTCCTTCTTCCGATGCCGGTTCTGCTAAGCCTTCCGACAGGAATTTTTGGTTCTTATATCGCGCTGGTACTGGCAGGTCTCGATAATAATATTTATGCTCAGGTGGCTTTGGTAATGCTGATTGGTCTTTTGGCGAAAAATGCTATTCTTATCGTAGAATTTGCTGTGGCCAGAAATAAACAGGGCTTTGACATTATCCCGGCAGCTATTGAAGGAGCAAGGCAACGACTGCGCCCCATTCTGATGACTTCCTTTGCATTTGTAGCAGGGCTTATTCCTCTGTGTATTGCCTCGGGAGCAGGAGCAATTGGAAACCGTTCTATCGGAACTGCCGCAGCCGGAGGAATGCTCATCGGAACAATCTTCGGATTGGTAGTAATTCCCGGACTTTATATATTCTTTGCAAAACTTGAAAACAAGAAGAAAAATGAAACGATTAAACCATAG
- a CDS encoding rhodanese-like domain-containing protein: MSLIEVIQSGNYELIDVREPMELEMDGNIEGAKNIPLGEVEDRQDEILSIEKPVILFCRSGNRSGKALEYLNSQGLKDGYNGGGWAELKAVLEANRGTF; the protein is encoded by the coding sequence ATGTCTTTAATAGAAGTAATACAATCCGGAAACTATGAATTGATAGACGTTCGTGAGCCAATGGAGCTTGAAATGGACGGAAATATAGAAGGGGCAAAGAATATTCCACTAGGTGAAGTAGAAGACAGACAAGACGAGATCTTATCTATCGAAAAACCGGTAATCTTATTCTGCAGAAGTGGAAACAGAAGCGGAAAAGCATTGGAATATCTGAACTCTCAAGGATTAAAGGACGGTTATAACGGCGGAGGCTGGGCTGAGCTAAAGGCTGTTCTTGAAGCAAACAGAGGAACTTTTTAA
- the queG gene encoding tRNA epoxyqueuosine(34) reductase QueG, producing the protein MMSSVEKYSQLIKSKAKSFGFQSCGISKADFLEEDARHLEKWLKNNFNGEMKYMENHFDKRLDPRLLVEGSKSVISLSYNYFPEEKISILENFKISKYAYAEDYHEVIKEILREMVAELQEEIGEFGFRVFVDSAPVLERSWARKSGIGWIGKNANLITKQNGSFYFLAEIICDLELIADHETTDHCGTCRKCIDACPTDAIVSEKIIDGSRCISYATIELKSEIPDYFKDKMEDWMFGCDICQDVCPWNRFSAPHQQSRFKPNEALKNFTKGEWKELTQEIFSEIFKKSPVKRTKFAGLKRNIEFLQKPSD; encoded by the coding sequence ATGATGAGTAGTGTTGAAAAATATTCCCAGCTGATAAAATCCAAGGCAAAAAGTTTTGGATTCCAGAGTTGTGGCATTTCTAAGGCAGATTTTCTCGAAGAAGATGCCAGACACCTTGAAAAATGGCTGAAGAATAACTTCAATGGCGAAATGAAGTATATGGAAAATCATTTTGATAAAAGACTTGATCCCAGACTCCTGGTAGAAGGCTCCAAATCCGTAATTTCACTTTCTTACAATTATTTTCCCGAAGAAAAAATCTCAATCCTTGAGAATTTTAAAATTTCAAAATATGCCTATGCAGAAGATTATCATGAAGTCATCAAAGAAATCCTTCGTGAAATGGTTGCTGAGCTGCAGGAAGAAATTGGCGAATTCGGATTCAGGGTTTTTGTAGATTCTGCGCCTGTTTTAGAAAGAAGCTGGGCGAGAAAATCAGGAATAGGATGGATAGGGAAAAATGCCAATCTGATTACCAAACAGAACGGATCTTTTTATTTTCTGGCAGAAATAATTTGCGATCTGGAACTGATTGCCGATCATGAAACCACCGATCATTGCGGAACCTGCAGAAAATGTATCGATGCATGTCCCACTGATGCTATTGTTTCCGAAAAAATTATTGATGGCAGCCGATGCATCTCTTATGCAACCATAGAATTGAAAAGCGAGATTCCGGATTATTTTAAAGATAAAATGGAAGACTGGATGTTTGGTTGTGACATTTGCCAGGACGTATGCCCATGGAATCGCTTTTCTGCACCACATCAGCAAAGCCGGTTTAAACCCAATGAAGCATTAAAAAACTTTACAAAAGGAGAATGGAAAGAACTGACTCAGGAAATATTCTCTGAGATCTTCAAAAAATCACCGGTAAAAAGAACAAAATTTGCAGGTTTGAAGAGAAATATAGAGTTTTTGCAGAAGCCTTCAGACTGA
- a CDS encoding TolC family protein gives MKRLNHRNIILGIAALSFVSCAVPKVTDLKKAEALPEHLIKTGNKTDSEEFQQLNLKAYFTEPRLLELFDKVIQANPDFQIAQQRVEIANSFLQRSKMDLLPSLDVGVEVSGNRYGKYTMEGVGNYDTNLSPNITEEQKINRDFAPNYWLGGRSSWEIDVWGKLKNKKLAAQKKFLASTEGLRLLQVELFTDIANLYYQLVALDNRLAIYQKNYNLQQRAFEIVLAQREVGKATELAVQQFKAQNNNWLAEIEHIKVEIVTVEQAITTLTGSYGGEVKRGNVLMPTNMDVLNKTINVESVIHSRPDVAANYYVLEASQADAKAARAAFYPKIDLGAGFGLNSFSVETLFKPSSLAGQLLGGLMVPVFNKGQLKYEFKVASKEQEIAFLNYQKSITTAFNELQSILKQTKIYERVLKLKSEEVGFLDRGVEVSNDLYLTGYANYFELINSQKSKLTAELDLLQFQHQNTRNNVLLFKALGGKLD, from the coding sequence ATGAAACGATTAAACCATAGAAATATAATATTAGGTATTGCCGCCTTAAGTTTTGTCTCATGTGCTGTACCAAAAGTTACCGATTTGAAAAAAGCTGAAGCACTACCGGAGCATCTTATTAAAACCGGGAACAAGACGGATTCAGAAGAATTTCAACAACTCAATCTGAAAGCCTACTTTACAGAACCTCGTCTGCTTGAACTTTTTGATAAAGTGATTCAGGCTAACCCCGATTTTCAGATTGCACAGCAAAGAGTAGAAATTGCAAACAGTTTTCTCCAAAGATCAAAAATGGATCTTCTGCCTTCACTTGATGTGGGGGTAGAAGTCTCCGGAAATCGATATGGAAAATATACCATGGAAGGAGTTGGAAATTATGATACCAATCTTTCTCCCAATATTACTGAAGAACAGAAGATCAATCGTGATTTTGCTCCCAATTACTGGCTGGGAGGAAGAAGCAGCTGGGAAATTGATGTGTGGGGTAAACTGAAAAATAAAAAGCTAGCAGCCCAAAAGAAATTTCTCGCTTCCACAGAAGGGTTGAGACTCTTACAGGTAGAACTTTTTACTGATATTGCTAATCTGTATTATCAGTTGGTCGCTTTAGACAATCGCCTGGCTATTTATCAAAAAAATTACAACCTTCAGCAGAGGGCTTTTGAAATTGTTCTCGCTCAGCGTGAAGTCGGGAAAGCGACGGAACTCGCGGTGCAACAGTTTAAGGCTCAGAATAATAACTGGCTTGCGGAGATTGAACATATCAAAGTTGAGATTGTAACTGTAGAGCAGGCGATTACCACTCTTACCGGGAGTTATGGGGGAGAGGTAAAACGAGGTAACGTACTGATGCCTACTAATATGGATGTTTTAAATAAAACCATTAATGTAGAATCGGTTATTCATTCCCGGCCGGATGTGGCAGCCAATTATTATGTGCTGGAAGCCTCTCAGGCAGATGCAAAAGCTGCTAGAGCTGCATTTTACCCGAAAATAGATCTTGGAGCAGGTTTCGGATTGAATTCCTTTTCTGTTGAAACATTATTTAAACCCAGTTCTCTGGCAGGGCAGCTGCTCGGTGGGTTGATGGTTCCTGTTTTCAATAAAGGGCAGCTGAAATATGAATTTAAAGTCGCCAGCAAAGAGCAGGAAATTGCTTTTTTAAACTATCAGAAAAGCATTACCACAGCCTTTAATGAACTTCAGTCGATTTTGAAACAAACGAAGATTTATGAACGTGTTTTAAAATTAAAATCCGAAGAAGTCGGCTTTCTGGATCGCGGGGTTGAAGTATCCAATGATCTATATCTGACAGGATATGCCAATTATTTTGAACTGATTAATTCCCAGAAAAGCAAACTGACGGCAGAACTTGATCTCCTGCAGTTTCAGCATCAGAACACCAGAAATAATGTGTTGCTGTTTAAAGCATTGGGTGGAAAGCTGGATTAA
- a CDS encoding alpha/beta fold hydrolase — MNGRILEVKGQKFYIEYHNSDEKRPTIVFLHDSLGSVQLWRDFPTRLCEATGCNVLVYDRLGYGKSDPMPTHERPVNYMELEAHVLHDLLLEIEPDIEDVILFGHSDGGTIALIMAAVYPEWVRAVVCEAGHIFVEDVTLKGVYDAWEAYKTTNLPERLQKYHGDKVDTLFRAWTETWTRDDYRSWNIEHLLKHITCPLLFIQGEADEYGTLDQVEKTVSQVSGRAEKYIIPGIGHTPHKEAPELVLLRAAQFIKSLQ; from the coding sequence ATGAATGGAAGAATACTTGAAGTAAAAGGGCAAAAATTTTACATAGAATATCATAATTCAGACGAAAAAAGACCAACCATTGTTTTCTTACACGATTCATTAGGCTCAGTACAGCTTTGGAGAGATTTTCCTACCAGGCTGTGTGAGGCTACAGGATGTAACGTCCTTGTCTATGATCGGCTGGGATACGGAAAATCAGATCCGATGCCGACTCATGAAAGACCGGTAAATTATATGGAACTGGAAGCACATGTATTGCATGATCTTTTGCTTGAAATTGAACCTGACATTGAGGATGTTATTTTATTCGGGCATAGTGATGGTGGCACAATTGCCCTGATCATGGCAGCAGTATATCCGGAATGGGTAAGAGCTGTTGTTTGCGAAGCCGGGCATATCTTTGTGGAAGATGTCACTTTAAAGGGTGTTTATGATGCCTGGGAAGCCTACAAAACGACAAACTTGCCGGAACGTCTGCAAAAATATCATGGCGATAAAGTAGATACATTGTTCAGAGCCTGGACAGAAACCTGGACCCGGGATGATTACAGAAGCTGGAATATTGAACATCTTTTGAAGCATATCACCTGTCCGCTATTATTTATTCAGGGAGAAGCTGATGAATATGGAACCCTGGATCAGGTAGAGAAAACCGTTTCCCAGGTAAGTGGTCGTGCTGAAAAGTACATTATTCCGGGAATAGGGCACACGCCTCACAAAGAAGCCCCGGAACTGGTATTGTTGAGAGCCGCTCAGTTTATAAAATCATTACAATAA
- a CDS encoding efflux RND transporter periplasmic adaptor subunit, translating to MSCSKNKEKSSAKEKEVPVLEIKEKDTLVSNQFVTDIQARKNVEMRSRIGGIIQHIYVNEGQFVHQGQALFKINDAELQMELLKANAVLKQTEADVRIAEVELKQIQSLHAKKFVANNELELVKAKLSSAKAKHAFADAEKKTVLQKISFTKITAPFDGVIDVIPHKDGSLVENGTLLTTLSQLNEVYAYFSIPENMYFELLANDKIGNHQKIELTLPNGVNYQFNGALKTAEGEIDRATGSIRYKVLFPNPDHLIKHGTSGKLIISEQQDNAILIPQKSTFSIQDKTYVFVLDKQNKVKMTNIKIASTLRDSYLVESGLKKGDLIIYEGTQSLKDGDVIKIKKKS from the coding sequence GTGTCATGCAGTAAAAACAAGGAAAAAAGCAGCGCAAAGGAAAAAGAAGTTCCGGTGCTGGAAATTAAAGAAAAAGATACTTTAGTAAGCAACCAGTTTGTAACAGATATTCAAGCCCGTAAAAATGTAGAAATGCGTTCCAGAATTGGAGGCATTATACAGCATATTTATGTCAACGAAGGGCAATTTGTACACCAGGGACAGGCGCTTTTCAAAATCAATGATGCCGAGCTGCAGATGGAGCTACTGAAAGCGAATGCCGTATTAAAACAGACCGAAGCCGACGTTCGTATTGCCGAAGTAGAATTGAAACAGATCCAAAGTCTCCATGCTAAAAAATTTGTGGCCAACAACGAATTAGAGCTGGTAAAAGCAAAGCTGTCATCAGCGAAAGCCAAACACGCCTTTGCCGATGCTGAGAAGAAAACAGTATTGCAAAAAATAAGCTTTACAAAGATTACAGCACCTTTTGATGGGGTCATTGATGTTATACCTCATAAGGACGGAAGTTTGGTAGAAAACGGAACATTGCTCACCACATTATCCCAACTGAATGAGGTCTACGCCTATTTCTCCATTCCTGAAAATATGTATTTCGAGCTTTTGGCCAACGACAAAATTGGAAATCATCAGAAAATTGAACTGACATTGCCTAATGGAGTGAATTATCAGTTTAACGGAGCTTTAAAAACAGCAGAAGGAGAAATAGACCGCGCTACAGGATCAATCCGGTATAAAGTATTGTTTCCCAATCCGGATCACCTGATTAAACATGGTACTTCCGGAAAACTGATCATTTCAGAACAACAGGATAATGCCATTTTAATTCCACAAAAATCTACTTTTTCTATTCAGGACAAAACTTATGTTTTTGTGCTGGATAAACAGAATAAGGTGAAAATGACCAATATTAAGATTGCAAGCACATTAAGAGATTCTTATTTGGTGGAGAGCGGTCTTAAAAAGGGAGATTTAATCATTTATGAAGGAACCCAATCTTTAAAAGACGGAGATGTAATTAAAATTAAAAAGAAGTCTTAA
- a CDS encoding HD domain-containing protein, with translation MNLKDQFEQLCMPFTADRNLIGSLWTEIERKYAEKGRYYHNLTHLGNMFQELETVKGRIINFTAVSFSVFYHDIIYDATSKSNEEKSAETAEKRLAELGLNRNEIQLISTQIMATKSHQQSDDEDTNYLLDADLSILGKDFEVYSEYTKMIRKEYSIYPDFLYKPGRKKVLKHFLELESIFKTNHFKAKYEEQARRNIEAELQLL, from the coding sequence ATGAACCTGAAAGATCAATTTGAGCAGCTCTGTATGCCTTTTACCGCAGACAGAAACTTAATCGGTAGTCTATGGACGGAGATTGAGAGAAAATATGCTGAAAAAGGCAGGTATTATCATAATCTTACTCATCTTGGGAACATGTTTCAGGAGCTGGAAACAGTTAAAGGCAGGATAATTAATTTTACGGCTGTTTCTTTTTCCGTATTTTATCATGATATTATTTATGATGCAACTTCTAAATCCAATGAAGAGAAAAGTGCTGAGACTGCGGAAAAGCGTCTTGCAGAACTGGGTTTAAATAGGAATGAAATCCAGCTTATTTCTACTCAGATTATGGCTACAAAATCTCATCAACAATCAGATGATGAAGATACCAATTATCTATTGGATGCTGATCTGTCTATTCTGGGAAAGGATTTTGAAGTCTATTCAGAATATACTAAAATGATCCGAAAAGAATATTCCATCTATCCTGATTTCCTTTATAAACCCGGAAGAAAAAAGGTTCTCAAACATTTTCTGGAACTTGAAAGTATTTTTAAAACTAACCATTTTAAGGCAAAATATGAAGAACAGGCAAGAAGGAATATTGAGGCTGAACTTCAGCTGTTATAA
- a CDS encoding SRPBCC family protein has protein sequence MKHTLYREQQLNCDIETAWKFFSSANNLSEITPKDMGFIVLTELEDDEIYEGMLIDYYVSPLLGIKMKWQTEITQVDFQKSFTDFQKKGPYKLWNHHHEFTPNEHGVLMKDTIDYELPMGFLGEIAHDLFVKKKLEYIFDYRFRVLSKLF, from the coding sequence ATGAAACACACACTTTACCGGGAACAACAATTAAACTGTGATATAGAAACGGCTTGGAAATTCTTTTCCTCAGCCAATAACCTTTCAGAAATTACCCCAAAAGATATGGGATTTATCGTCCTGACAGAACTCGAAGATGATGAAATTTATGAAGGAATGCTTATCGATTATTACGTTTCTCCTTTGTTAGGTATTAAAATGAAGTGGCAGACAGAGATTACTCAGGTAGATTTTCAGAAAAGTTTCACCGATTTTCAAAAGAAAGGTCCCTATAAGCTATGGAATCATCATCATGAGTTTACTCCCAATGAACACGGTGTTCTGATGAAAGATACCATAGACTATGAACTTCCAATGGGATTTCTTGGAGAAATAGCCCATGATCTTTTTGTTAAAAAGAAGCTGGAGTATATTTTCGATTATCGTTTCCGGGTTCTCAGTAAATTGTTTTAA